From Lepus europaeus isolate LE1 chromosome 3, mLepTim1.pri, whole genome shotgun sequence, a single genomic window includes:
- the RAET1E gene encoding retinoic acid early transcript 1E — protein MEEKRVAMHAFNYVVLAALCRMSLAYPASLWQPVLLSRNYTHSLCLEFTVRSRATPGQPWFVVRGSVDAAPFLQYDSNSNRVKPLGALGEQVNATKAWGQLTQTLGEVGQELRTILPDVKLHENKTRDLPSLLATMLCHRKGEQSTGATWQFSSIERKMFLVFDAINVNWTTINTRDRELKQKWEKNRDLAEFLRKISLGDCNHWFKEFLEHWEEMPVPAMKTANTNQFLLILGIIAAVCICLVLIVIFRMAIVRP, from the exons ATGGAAGAGAAGAGGGTGGCTATGCATGCATTCAACTACGTTGTACTTGCCGCTCTCTGCAGAATGTCTCTGGCGTACCCTGCAAGCCTTTGGCAGCCAGTGCTGCTCTCTCGGAACT ATACTCACTCTCTTTGCCTGGAATTCACTGTCCGATCTCGGGCCACTCCCGGACAGCCCTGGTTTGTAGTGCGGGGCTCAGTGGATGCAGCACCTTTCCTCCAGTACGACAGCAACAGCAATAGGGTCAAACCTTTGGGGGCTCTGGGAGAGCAGGTCAATGCCACCAAAGCCTGGGGACAATTGACCCAAACACTGGGAGAAGTTGGGCAAGAGCTCAGGACTATCCTACCTGATGTCAAACTGCATGAAAACAAGACCAGAG ATCTGCCTAGCCTGCTGGCCACGATGCTTTGTCATCGCAAAGGAGAACAGAGCACTGGTGCGACCTGGCAGTTCAGCAGCATTGAGAGGAAGATGTTCCTGGTGTTTGATGCAATTAACGTGAACTGGACCACAATTAACACCAGGGACAGAGAGCTCAAGCAGAAGTGGGAGAAGAACAGGGACCTGGCAGAGTTTTTGCGGAAGATCTCATTGGGAGATTGCAATCACTGGTTCAAAGAATTCTTAGAGCACTGGGAGGAGATGCCAG TACCAGCCATGAAGACTGCAAACACTAACCAGTTTTTATTGATACTGGGGATCATCGCAGCGGTCTGCATCTGCTTAGTCCTGATTGTGATCTTCAGAATGGCCATTGTAAGACCATGA